The following proteins are co-located in the Fimbriiglobus ruber genome:
- a CDS encoding transposase — MVAEVTSLVAKGGDVVTNQTSRGPHFSTRTGEPIVNVTLPVFDDYLLERFDAYVTSYQSVFTRSDQLQRFRAYLRGLLSTGERKNVEAIAAIADLSAAADTDLAQALQHFVSQSPWDVTRLLAFHRRSLARQLADPGAVWVVHDGVFPKKGRHSVGVQRQFARSVGRKLNCQIGVVVSQVGPAGYFPLAARLYLPSHWLRENPEAAEKNVPEPFRRHISKAEIALGLLDALRSEEGRPRAVVAEDGYASLSAFGEGLATRGIAAVSPDSPHAAAALSRTLTGFEWLKDALGLDHFEGRTWHGWHHHVGLVFAAYGFLASENLGLDSPPFAGR, encoded by the coding sequence ATGGTCGCAGAAGTGACTTCGCTCGTTGCCAAGGGCGGCGACGTCGTGACGAATCAAACCTCTCGCGGACCCCACTTCAGCACGCGAACCGGCGAGCCGATCGTGAATGTGACCTTGCCCGTGTTCGACGATTATTTACTCGAACGATTCGACGCGTATGTCACGTCGTATCAATCGGTATTTACCCGGTCTGATCAACTCCAACGGTTCCGGGCGTACCTTCGTGGTTTGCTCTCGACCGGCGAGCGGAAAAATGTCGAGGCGATCGCGGCCATCGCCGACCTTTCCGCAGCGGCGGACACCGACCTGGCTCAGGCTCTCCAGCACTTCGTCAGCCAAAGCCCGTGGGACGTGACCCGGCTGCTCGCGTTCCACCGGCGGTCGCTCGCCCGTCAATTGGCCGACCCGGGCGCTGTTTGGGTCGTCCACGACGGAGTGTTTCCGAAGAAAGGAAGGCACTCGGTCGGCGTTCAGCGACAATTCGCCCGGTCCGTCGGGAGAAAGCTGAATTGCCAGATCGGCGTCGTCGTCAGTCAGGTAGGGCCGGCGGGGTATTTCCCCCTGGCCGCGCGGTTGTACCTCCCGAGCCACTGGCTGCGGGAGAACCCCGAGGCGGCCGAAAAGAACGTCCCCGAGCCGTTTCGTCGGCACATCTCCAAGGCCGAGATCGCACTCGGGCTACTTGACGCGCTCCGGAGTGAGGAGGGTCGGCCCCGCGCGGTCGTGGCCGAGGACGGCTACGCGAGTTTGTCTGCCTTCGGCGAGGGACTGGCGACCCGAGGAATTGCGGCGGTTTCCCCGGACAGTCCGCACGCGGCCGCGGCGCTGAGCCGGACTCTGACGGGGTTCGAGTGGCTCAAGGACGCACTCGGCCTGGACCACTTCGAGGGGCGGACCTGGCACGGCTGGCACCACCACGTCGGGCTGGTATTCGCCGCTTACGGCTTCCTGGCGTCCGAAAATCTGGGGCTCGACTCGCCTCCTTTCGCCGGGCGGTAA
- the infC gene encoding translation initiation factor IF-3 yields the protein MNEQIRISPIRLIGAEGEALGVVTTSVALEKAREAGMDLVEVAADERPPVCKILDYGKMRFANSQKGNKANKVRQQKVKEIRVRPKTGGHDVDTKVSKAREFLEQNDKVQVTVTFRGREMQHISEGRRVLDSVLEKLADVGKVERPPSMDGKKMTALIMPIKGAANKPKPKTDAPKPKPEAVKPKVEAPKPEAVKPEAAKPKVEAPKPEAVVLPNIG from the coding sequence ATGAATGAGCAAATCCGTATCAGCCCCATCCGCCTGATCGGCGCCGAAGGGGAAGCGCTGGGTGTGGTCACGACCTCCGTGGCGCTGGAGAAAGCCCGGGAAGCCGGCATGGACCTCGTGGAAGTGGCCGCCGACGAGCGGCCGCCCGTCTGCAAGATCCTCGACTACGGCAAGATGCGCTTCGCCAACTCGCAGAAGGGCAACAAAGCCAACAAGGTTCGACAGCAGAAGGTAAAGGAAATCCGCGTCCGCCCCAAAACGGGCGGTCACGACGTGGACACCAAGGTCTCCAAGGCCCGCGAATTCCTGGAACAAAACGACAAGGTGCAGGTCACGGTGACATTCCGCGGCCGCGAGATGCAGCACATCTCGGAGGGACGCCGGGTGCTGGACTCCGTCCTGGAGAAACTGGCCGACGTCGGCAAGGTCGAGCGTCCGCCGTCAATGGACGGCAAGAAAATGACGGCCTTGATCATGCCCATCAAGGGGGCGGCTAATAAACCCAAGCCCAAGACGGACGCACCGAAGCCGAAGCCGGAAGCCGTGAAGCCGAAGGTGGAGGCACCGAAGCCGGAAGCCGTGAAGCCGGAAGCAGCGAAGCCAAAGGTGGAAGCGCCGAAGCCGGAGGCAGTAGTGCTCCCGAATATCGGCTGA
- a CDS encoding DUF1800 domain-containing protein, which translates to MTTAWDAYRPTADNPWTLQKVGHLYRRAAFGATWAELQQGLKDGPEKTIDRLLRGGPAAPDFERTSDFMAAERSLPAGTAGTQLAAWWLARILHTPHPLREKLALFWHNHFATSLAKVRNARFMLEQYRLVYRHALGDFRQLLQEMSIDPAMMVWLDTTESVKGKPNENYARELMELFSLGIGNYTEKDIREAAKAFTGYDIQKGKGHFEASKHDDGTKSVLGKTGNWKAEDVVSICIDQPACPRFIARKLYRFLVSDTEAPPAELINSLADQYRASGFDTAKLVETILRSDHFFGPAAYRRKVKGPVDFAVGIVRGLEGNVGPLPLAQSLENLGQRLFEPPSVKGWDGGPAWLNGQTLLFRQNLALAITGTEDSRFGRRADPVAVLAKHGCKSDTEAAEFFLGLFLQNDVPPETRSRLLSYLDDARAAKFPVYWTPEDVANHRLRTAAHLTLTLPEFQLD; encoded by the coding sequence ATGACCACCGCTTGGGATGCTTACCGCCCCACGGCCGACAACCCGTGGACACTTCAGAAGGTCGGGCACCTGTACCGGCGGGCCGCGTTCGGGGCGACCTGGGCCGAGTTGCAACAGGGCTTGAAGGACGGGCCGGAGAAGACGATCGACCGCCTTCTGCGAGGCGGGCCGGCGGCCCCGGATTTCGAGCGGACGTCCGACTTCATGGCGGCCGAGCGCAGCCTTCCCGCCGGGACCGCCGGTACGCAGCTCGCGGCCTGGTGGCTGGCTCGTATCCTGCACACACCTCACCCGCTCCGGGAAAAGCTCGCTCTCTTCTGGCACAACCACTTCGCCACGAGTCTCGCCAAGGTCCGCAACGCCCGGTTCATGCTGGAGCAGTACCGCCTCGTCTACCGACACGCCCTCGGTGACTTCCGCCAGTTGCTCCAGGAAATGTCGATCGACCCCGCGATGATGGTCTGGCTGGACACCACCGAAAGTGTGAAGGGGAAGCCGAACGAGAACTACGCCCGGGAGTTGATGGAGCTGTTTTCGTTGGGAATCGGGAATTACACGGAGAAGGACATCCGCGAGGCGGCGAAGGCGTTTACCGGGTACGACATCCAAAAGGGCAAGGGCCATTTTGAAGCGTCCAAGCACGACGACGGCACCAAGTCAGTCCTGGGCAAGACCGGCAACTGGAAGGCCGAGGACGTCGTTTCCATCTGCATCGACCAGCCCGCCTGCCCGCGGTTCATCGCCCGCAAGCTTTACCGTTTCCTGGTGAGCGATACCGAAGCGCCGCCGGCCGAACTCATTAACTCCCTCGCCGACCAGTACCGCGCGTCCGGGTTCGACACCGCCAAACTTGTGGAAACGATCCTGCGCTCAGATCATTTCTTCGGGCCGGCGGCGTACCGGCGGAAGGTGAAAGGGCCGGTCGATTTCGCGGTCGGGATCGTTCGTGGGCTCGAAGGGAACGTCGGCCCGCTGCCTCTCGCGCAGTCGCTGGAAAACCTCGGGCAGCGGCTGTTCGAGCCGCCGTCGGTCAAGGGCTGGGACGGCGGCCCGGCGTGGCTCAACGGGCAGACCCTCCTCTTCCGGCAGAACCTTGCGCTGGCGATCACCGGTACCGAAGACTCACGCTTCGGCCGCCGGGCCGACCCGGTCGCAGTCCTCGCGAAGCACGGCTGCAAGTCGGACACCGAGGCGGCCGAGTTCTTCCTCGGCCTGTTCCTGCAAAACGACGTCCCGCCCGAGACGCGCAGCCGTTTGCTCTCGTACCTCGACGACGCCCGCGCTGCCAAGTTCCCCGTCTACTGGACGCCGGAAGACGTGGCAAATCACCGATTACGCACGGCCGCCCACTTGACCCTGACGCTGCCCGAGTTTCAACTGGATTAA
- a CDS encoding DUF1501 domain-containing protein yields MSTRRDFLASSTLLGFGATVPGFLGRTALAAPAVGKAGAKDTILVVVQLTGGNDGLNTVIPFKDADYAKYRPTIGVKKNEVKKVDDSIGLHPAMADLAGLLEDQALCVVQGVGYPNPSQSHFRSMDVWQAASTAETVNEGWLGKALKQKELPGFHLSSGGNEVSPLALVGAPARVPSVTSIEDFQLKTTAADAADKTRQKKLIEAAANGTASGSAQPNGANLLDFVQRTALNTYASSQRLQEVAKNYQPKSPYPGTALANRLKLAAQLIDAGTGARLFYVSLDGFDTHAGQGGANGTHANLLREVSGAIAAFYKDLAARGHKDRVCVMTFSEFGRRAKENGSNGTDHGSAAPMFLVGGRVTSGVVGSHPSLSKLEDGNLVHAIDFRRVYAAVLDQWLGVDAKAVLGSSFEPVKVFKNS; encoded by the coding sequence ATGTCCACGCGCCGCGATTTTCTGGCCTCGTCGACCTTGCTCGGCTTCGGCGCCACGGTGCCGGGCTTCCTCGGACGGACGGCACTGGCAGCCCCGGCCGTCGGGAAAGCCGGGGCGAAGGATACCATCCTCGTCGTCGTGCAACTCACCGGCGGGAACGACGGTCTGAACACGGTCATCCCGTTCAAAGACGCCGATTATGCGAAATACCGCCCGACCATCGGCGTCAAGAAGAACGAAGTGAAGAAGGTCGATGACTCGATTGGCCTGCACCCGGCGATGGCCGACCTCGCCGGGTTGTTGGAGGATCAAGCTCTCTGCGTCGTGCAGGGAGTGGGTTACCCGAACCCGAGCCAGTCGCATTTCCGCTCGATGGACGTCTGGCAAGCCGCCAGTACCGCAGAAACCGTCAACGAGGGGTGGCTCGGGAAGGCTCTGAAGCAGAAAGAACTTCCCGGGTTCCACCTGTCGTCCGGCGGGAACGAGGTCTCGCCGCTGGCTCTGGTCGGGGCGCCGGCCCGGGTGCCGTCGGTCACGTCGATCGAAGATTTCCAGCTCAAAACCACCGCCGCGGACGCGGCCGACAAGACGCGACAGAAGAAACTGATCGAGGCGGCGGCGAACGGAACCGCGTCGGGCAGTGCTCAGCCGAACGGCGCGAACTTACTCGACTTCGTTCAGCGGACGGCGCTGAACACTTACGCCAGCAGCCAGCGCCTGCAGGAAGTTGCCAAGAACTATCAGCCGAAGTCGCCGTACCCCGGCACCGCGCTGGCGAACCGACTCAAACTGGCCGCGCAGCTGATTGACGCGGGGACCGGCGCCCGCCTGTTCTACGTTTCGCTTGACGGGTTCGACACGCATGCGGGGCAGGGGGGAGCGAACGGCACGCACGCCAACCTGCTGCGAGAAGTGTCCGGCGCGATCGCGGCGTTTTACAAGGATTTGGCTGCTCGTGGACACAAGGATCGGGTCTGCGTGATGACGTTCTCCGAGTTCGGCCGCCGGGCCAAGGAGAACGGCAGCAACGGGACCGACCACGGCAGCGCCGCCCCGATGTTCCTCGTCGGCGGACGCGTCACGTCGGGAGTCGTTGGCAGTCACCCGAGTCTGTCAAAGCTCGAAGACGGCAACCTCGTCCACGCGATCGATTTCCGCCGCGTGTACGCCGCCGTCCTCGACCAGTGGCTGGGTGTCGACGCGAAAGCCGTTCTGGGCTCGAGCTTTGAGCCCGTCAAAGTCTTCAAGAATTCGTGA